Proteins encoded by one window of Panicum virgatum strain AP13 chromosome 7N, P.virgatum_v5, whole genome shotgun sequence:
- the LOC120681872 gene encoding syntaxin-81-like, whose protein sequence is MSRVRDRTEDFKEAVRVSALSHGYTEAQLAALMSSFVIRKPSPKSPFTNAAMKTLESIRELERFIVKHRRDYVDLHRTTERERDNIEHEVGVFVKACKEQIDILKNRIHEEEKSGNAKTWLGTRDESSRLDLIAHQHGVVLILSERLHSVTAQFDRLRSMRFQDAISRAMPRKKIQKKSEIKLAEPSKSNLVLKSDVSKIGDQEVSTAPMRVQEQLLDDETRALQVELTSLLDAVQETETKMMEMSALNHLMSTHVLQQAQQIQYLYDQAVEATNNVERGNKELSQAIQRNSSSRTFLLLFFFVLTFSVLFLDWYNN, encoded by the exons ATGTCGAGGGTTCGGGACAGAACGGAGGACTTCAAAGAGGCAGTCCGCGTCTCCGCGCTCTCCCATGGCTACACGGAG GCCCAGCTGGCCGCGCTCATGTCGTCTTTCGTCATCCGGAAGCCATCCCCCAAGTCTCCGTTCACCAATGCGGCGATGAAGACG CTTGAGAGTATCAGAGAACTCGAGAGATTCATAGTGAAGCACAGGAGGGACTATGTGGACCTGCATCGCACTACAGAGCGAGAGAGGGACAACATCGAGCATGAA gttggtgtttttgtaaaagcATGCAAGGAACAGATTGATATCCTAAAGAACAGGATCCATGAAGAAGAGAAGAGTGGAAATGCGAAGACATGGCTTGGCACTAGGGATGAGAGTTCCCGGTTGGACTTGATAGCTCATCAGCATGGTGTG GTTTTAATTTTGAGTGAGCGTCTCCACTCGGTAACTGCACAGTTTGATCGGCTTCGGTCCATGCGTTTTCAAGATGCTATTAGTAGAGCAATGCCAAGGAAGAAGATTCAGAAGAAATCAGAAATCAAACTTGCTGAACCATCCAAGTCCAATCTTGTTCTAAAATCTGATGTATCGAAAATTGGAGATCAGGAGGTATCTACTGCACCCATGAGAGTTCAAGAACAACTATTGGATGATGAAACAAGAGCTCTCCAG GTGGAGTTGACAAGTCTTCTTGATGCTGTCCAAGAAACGGAGACAAAGATGATGGAAATGTCAGCACTTAATCATCTTATGTCAACGCATGTTCTACAACAAGCTCAACAGATTCAATATTTATATGACCAG GCTGTTGAAGCTACGAATAACGTGGAGCGCGGGAACAAGGAGCTATCCCAGGCGATTCAGCGGAACAGCAGCAGTAGAACCTTTCTCCTCCTCTTTTTCTTTGTTCTCACTTTCTCCGTTCTTTTCCTTGACTGGTATAACAACTGA